One segment of Mycobacterium spongiae DNA contains the following:
- a CDS encoding FAD-binding dehydrogenase, with translation MDADVIVVGAGLAGLVATHELTRRGKKVAVIDQENEANLGGQAFWSFGGIFLVDSVEQRRMGIKDSLELAWNDWSGSAAFDRLDDEDVWSAKWARAYVEFATEGKRAYLTENGIKFLPTVGWGERGDLRADGHGNSVPRFHVAWGTGTGIVEPFANSALKSAENKLVTFYHRHRVDELVVTNGTATGVKGRVLAPDDAVRGAPSNRDEVGDFELSAQAVIITTGGIGGNHDIVRRYWPQRMGTPPASMITGVPEYVDGRMLDIAADSGLRLVNRDRMWHYTEGVINWDPIWPGHAIRIIPGPSSMWFDALGRRLPAPYFPGYDTLGTLRYLRTTADIAKYDHSWFILTQKIIEKEFALSGSEQNPDITSKSLLALVQERFLNRNAPAPVEAFKTRGVDFVVADNLEELVGLMNGLTDEALLDPAAIRAQIESRDLQVDNPFCKDVQVQGIRNARASLSDRLGRVAAPHRILDPDAGPLIGVRLHILTRKTLGGIQTDLDSRALGADGQPIGGLYAAGEVAGFGGGGVHGYNALEGTFLGGCIFSGRAAGRAAADAV, from the coding sequence ATGGACGCCGATGTGATCGTGGTCGGTGCAGGTCTGGCCGGGCTGGTGGCCACCCACGAACTGACCCGCCGGGGCAAGAAAGTCGCGGTCATCGATCAAGAGAACGAAGCCAACCTCGGTGGTCAGGCCTTTTGGTCGTTCGGCGGCATCTTCCTGGTCGACAGCGTCGAGCAGCGCCGCATGGGGATCAAGGACTCCCTGGAACTGGCCTGGAACGATTGGTCGGGTAGTGCGGCATTCGACCGCCTTGATGATGAAGACGTGTGGTCGGCGAAATGGGCACGCGCCTACGTGGAATTCGCCACCGAAGGGAAACGCGCCTACCTGACCGAAAACGGCATCAAGTTCCTGCCCACAGTCGGGTGGGGAGAGCGTGGGGATCTGCGCGCCGACGGGCACGGCAACTCCGTACCGCGTTTTCACGTCGCATGGGGCACCGGCACCGGGATCGTGGAACCGTTCGCCAACTCAGCCCTCAAGAGCGCCGAGAACAAGCTGGTGACGTTCTATCACCGCCACCGCGTCGACGAACTGGTTGTCACCAACGGCACGGCCACCGGAGTCAAGGGGCGAGTGCTGGCACCCGACGACGCCGTGCGCGGCGCGCCCTCCAACCGCGACGAAGTGGGGGACTTCGAGCTGTCCGCCCAGGCGGTGATAATCACCACCGGTGGCATCGGCGGCAACCACGACATAGTGCGGCGCTACTGGCCGCAACGGATGGGCACCCCACCGGCATCGATGATCACCGGAGTCCCCGAGTACGTGGATGGCCGCATGCTCGACATCGCCGCCGACAGCGGCCTGCGACTGGTCAACCGCGACCGAATGTGGCACTACACCGAAGGTGTCATCAACTGGGACCCGATTTGGCCCGGACACGCTATCCGGATCATTCCCGGCCCCTCCTCCATGTGGTTCGACGCCCTCGGCCGACGGCTGCCGGCCCCGTACTTCCCCGGCTACGACACTCTGGGGACGCTGCGCTACCTGCGGACCACCGCCGACATCGCGAAGTATGACCACTCCTGGTTCATCCTGACTCAGAAGATCATCGAGAAAGAATTTGCGCTCTCCGGTTCCGAGCAAAACCCTGACATCACGTCGAAGAGCTTGCTCGCCCTGGTGCAGGAACGGTTCTTGAACAGGAACGCCCCGGCGCCTGTCGAGGCGTTCAAGACGCGCGGCGTCGACTTTGTGGTCGCGGACAACCTTGAAGAACTCGTTGGGCTGATGAACGGCCTCACCGATGAGGCTCTCTTGGACCCGGCCGCGATTCGCGCCCAGATCGAATCACGGGATCTGCAGGTGGACAATCCATTCTGCAAGGACGTGCAGGTGCAGGGCATCCGCAACGCGCGGGCCTCGCTCAGCGATCGGCTCGGTCGGGTCGCCGCTCCGCACCGCATTCTCGATCCCGATGCAGGGCCCTTGATCGGTGTTCGACTCCACATCCTGACCCGGAAGACGTTGGGCGGCATCCAAACCGACCTTGACTCGCGCGCCCTGGGCGCCGATGGCCAACCCATCGGCGGCCTGTACGCAGCCGGAGAAGTCGCAGGGTTCGGCGGCGGCGGAGTACACGGTTACAACGCGCTGGAAGGCACATTCCTCGGCGGTTGCATCTTCTCGGGACGCGCCGCCGGTCGCGCCGCCGCCGACGCCGTCTAG
- a CDS encoding DUF559 domain-containing protein, which produces MALVHGQAFIGSEALRQGDLSRYQLRTGFRAIYPDVYLADFAAPTLRTRSAAAWLWSGRRGVLAGLAAAQLHGSDWIDDDEPVELIWRNPHAPHGVVTRHQRIEADEVTRVARLPVTTPARTAFDLARRLPTGQAVARLDALMRARPFSVEDVLLLAKRYPGTRGLRRLRTALPLVDPGAASPKETWLRLLLIDEGLPTPETQIPVVEGYRTVAVLDMGWEQCKVAVEYDGDQHRSNRHQYIRDVRRLRALESCGWIIVRVIAEDRPDAIVRSVRAALRRRGYRDT; this is translated from the coding sequence ATGGCTCTTGTCCATGGCCAGGCCTTTATCGGCAGCGAAGCGCTGCGGCAGGGGGACTTGAGTCGATATCAGCTGCGAACCGGGTTCCGGGCCATCTATCCCGACGTTTATCTGGCCGATTTCGCGGCGCCGACGCTCCGGACCCGTTCGGCGGCGGCTTGGCTGTGGTCGGGCCGGCGCGGGGTGTTGGCGGGGCTTGCCGCAGCACAATTGCATGGCTCGGATTGGATCGACGACGATGAGCCTGTCGAGTTGATCTGGCGCAACCCTCATGCGCCGCACGGCGTGGTCACTCGACATCAGCGGATCGAGGCCGACGAAGTCACCCGCGTTGCCCGGCTGCCGGTGACTACACCTGCGCGAACCGCGTTTGACCTGGCACGGCGACTCCCTACCGGCCAGGCGGTGGCGCGGCTCGACGCCTTGATGCGCGCTCGGCCGTTTTCGGTCGAGGATGTATTGCTGCTGGCCAAGCGGTACCCGGGCACCCGCGGCCTGCGCCGCCTGCGAACAGCGCTCCCGCTTGTCGATCCAGGCGCCGCATCGCCGAAGGAGACGTGGCTACGGCTGTTGCTGATCGACGAGGGCCTACCGACGCCGGAAACTCAGATACCGGTCGTCGAGGGCTACCGCACTGTGGCCGTGCTGGACATGGGTTGGGAGCAGTGCAAGGTTGCCGTCGAGTACGACGGCGACCAACACCGCAGCAACCGACACCAGTACATACGCGATGTCCGCCGCCTGAGGGCGCTTGAGTCGTGCGGCTGGATCATCGTGCGGGTGATCGCCGAGGATCGGCCCGATGCCATCGTCCGCTCGGTTCGTGCAGCCCTCCGCCGTCGCGGCTACCGCGACACATAA
- a CDS encoding MarR family winged helix-turn-helix transcriptional regulator: MTESDDKPLGFLLYRVASRLRPEVTAELQPLGLSLPQVACMRMLSENPGLTSAELARDTPVSAQAMNRLLRSLQDLGAVTRTTTTSNQRMPAQLTKRGKALLKRATAAAYKADRQVLAHLTQADQHQLKRLLVAAGNPATDDADPAT, from the coding sequence ATGACTGAATCCGACGACAAGCCTCTGGGCTTCCTGCTGTACCGCGTCGCGTCGCGACTCAGACCCGAAGTCACCGCCGAGCTGCAGCCGCTCGGATTGAGCTTGCCCCAGGTTGCCTGCATGCGGATGCTCTCGGAGAACCCGGGGCTAACCAGCGCCGAACTCGCACGTGACACCCCCGTCTCGGCGCAGGCCATGAACCGGCTGCTGCGTTCGTTGCAAGACCTTGGCGCAGTAACCCGCACTACCACGACATCGAACCAGCGGATGCCAGCCCAGCTCACCAAACGGGGCAAAGCGTTGCTCAAGCGCGCGACCGCGGCCGCCTACAAGGCCGATCGGCAGGTCCTGGCCCACCTGACCCAAGCCGACCAGCATCAGCTCAAACGACTTCTCGTCGCGGCGGGCAACCCCGCAACCGACGACGCCGACCCAGCCACATAG